From Pontibacter actiniarum, a single genomic window includes:
- a CDS encoding TolC family protein produces the protein MKNFTSGALLKKLGGLALCLSFAVAAHAQEPLTLEKSLELASQNNVALRQARYNSTKADINVRRNKYGYLPTISASVDAYRVNGLTFDNVSGQIKRGNTTSSNPYLQGQVVLFDGFAKLFELKKARQQAQASAFAEQQAEIDLETNVTGYFLQALVNRESISITQERIKLLEGQLDKMEKLERAGVRALDEVYQIKAQLAAEKSNLITHENNYRQAKLQLVQEMNVEGNPEYALQMPATPQEMAMELPQEEEVMARALGYSPLVKSYGASLEAAKSSLKAAKSNFSPTLTLEGMIGSNYSTNILTDPENGNLSTMPYFDQLDLNQRKVVGLSLSIPVFDGLSRHFDAQTARLDLRNAELDYISSQNQLRQTVQQAYQDVLAAREKYNTVVANLEYTQRAFESAKRRYELGSIDFFSYMESLNNMNKAQAELLQSKCEFYFKKRILELYQG, from the coding sequence ATGAAAAATTTCACATCCGGAGCCCTGCTCAAAAAGCTGGGAGGGCTAGCCTTATGCCTTAGTTTTGCTGTAGCCGCCCACGCACAGGAGCCGCTCACACTGGAGAAAAGCCTGGAGCTGGCCAGCCAGAACAACGTGGCCCTGCGCCAGGCACGCTACAACAGCACCAAGGCCGATATCAACGTGCGCCGTAACAAGTATGGCTACCTGCCCACCATCTCAGCCAGCGTAGATGCTTACCGCGTCAACGGTCTTACGTTTGACAATGTGTCGGGGCAGATCAAGCGCGGCAACACCACCTCCTCCAACCCTTACCTGCAGGGACAGGTCGTGCTGTTCGACGGCTTTGCCAAGCTGTTTGAGCTCAAAAAGGCCCGGCAACAGGCCCAGGCCTCGGCCTTTGCCGAGCAACAGGCCGAGATAGACCTGGAGACAAACGTAACCGGCTACTTTCTGCAAGCCCTGGTAAACCGCGAGAGCATCAGCATAACCCAGGAAAGGATAAAGCTGCTGGAGGGGCAGCTGGACAAAATGGAGAAGCTGGAGCGGGCGGGAGTACGGGCGCTGGATGAGGTGTACCAGATAAAGGCGCAACTCGCTGCCGAGAAAAGCAACCTTATCACGCACGAGAACAACTACCGCCAGGCCAAACTGCAGCTGGTGCAGGAGATGAACGTAGAGGGGAACCCGGAGTATGCGTTGCAGATGCCTGCCACACCGCAGGAAATGGCCATGGAGCTGCCTCAGGAGGAAGAGGTGATGGCGCGCGCGCTGGGTTACTCCCCGCTGGTGAAATCCTACGGCGCTTCGCTGGAGGCGGCCAAAAGCAGCCTGAAGGCAGCCAAGAGCAACTTCTCGCCCACCCTGACGCTGGAGGGAATGATCGGCTCCAACTACTCCACAAACATCCTGACCGACCCGGAGAACGGCAACCTGTCCACGATGCCGTACTTCGACCAGCTAGACCTGAACCAGCGCAAAGTAGTGGGCCTGAGCCTGAGCATCCCGGTCTTCGATGGCCTGAGCAGGCACTTCGACGCGCAGACGGCCCGCCTGGACCTGCGCAACGCTGAACTGGACTACATCTCCAGCCAAAACCAGCTACGCCAGACGGTGCAGCAGGCGTACCAGGACGTGCTGGCCGCGCGCGAAAAGTATAACACCGTGGTGGCGAACCTGGAGTACACGCAGCGTGCTTTCGAATCTGCCAAGCGCCGCTACGAGTTAGGCAGCATCGATTTCTTCTCCTACATGGAATCGCTCAACAACATGAACAAGGCACAGGCCGAGCTGCTGCAGAGCAAGTGTGAGTTCTACTTCAAAAAACGCATTCTGGAGCTCTACCAAGGCTAA
- a CDS encoding peptidase M61, whose protein sequence is MLKRTLTALTFCLSLGVATVTNAVAQTGAGQKYDVTINLKNVQDDKVQVTVQAPDITQGEIIYNMPKIVPGTYSVSDFGKFISDFRAYAANGDTLAVEKLDTNRWRISNANRLDKITYWVDDTFDAAKREDVLFEPGGTNIEAGKNFLLNTFGFVGYFEGMKQVPYELNVTKPQGFYGSTPLKAVSSSDSLDTYEIANYVELADSPLMYNRPDTTVLNLGETDVLVSVYSPSGNVTSAPIAANVKSILEAQRQYLGGTLPVDKYAFLIYVPERVGKSGSFGALEHSYSSVYFLPEMPEEQFSSTIRDVAAHEFFHIVTPLSIHSEEIGNFDFINPKMSKHLWLYEGVTEYFASHVQVYEDLYELDEFLQKLREYILTSKAYYNDTLPFTEMSAEVLDKYEKEYGNVYQKGALIGMALDVRLRELSNGSYGLRDLMLDLAKTYGKQNAFKDEELFDKIAELTYPEIREFFTRYVEGSEPLPLEETFRKVGIIYQPQATQEAISYGGFAPGFDLESGKIKVADTADMDAFGRKMGFQSGDLLLAFNGTEITPQNIRDLIGDSLQSVRPGQKLTFTVGRKNAKGEIKEKKLKGKATAVKREQQHLLKPDPNATEQQLQLRDAWLGNS, encoded by the coding sequence ATGCTAAAGAGAACACTTACCGCGCTTACCTTTTGCCTTAGCCTGGGCGTAGCCACCGTAACCAACGCAGTGGCGCAGACGGGAGCAGGCCAGAAGTATGATGTCACCATCAACCTGAAGAACGTGCAGGATGACAAGGTACAGGTAACCGTACAGGCACCGGACATCACGCAGGGCGAGATCATCTACAACATGCCGAAAATAGTGCCCGGCACTTACTCCGTCTCCGACTTCGGCAAGTTTATTTCCGACTTTAGAGCTTACGCTGCAAACGGCGACACGCTGGCAGTGGAGAAGCTGGACACCAACCGCTGGAGGATCTCCAACGCCAACCGACTAGATAAAATCACTTACTGGGTAGACGATACCTTTGACGCAGCCAAGCGCGAGGACGTACTGTTTGAGCCGGGCGGCACAAACATAGAGGCAGGCAAGAACTTCCTGCTCAACACCTTCGGCTTTGTCGGCTACTTTGAAGGGATGAAGCAGGTGCCCTACGAGCTGAACGTGACCAAACCGCAGGGCTTCTACGGCTCCACCCCCCTGAAAGCCGTCTCGTCTTCCGATTCGCTGGATACTTATGAGATTGCCAATTACGTGGAGCTGGCCGACTCGCCGCTCATGTATAACCGCCCCGACACCACGGTGCTGAACCTGGGGGAGACGGACGTACTGGTTTCGGTGTACTCGCCCTCCGGCAACGTGACCTCCGCACCGATTGCCGCCAACGTGAAAAGCATACTGGAGGCCCAGCGCCAGTACCTGGGCGGCACCCTGCCCGTGGATAAATACGCTTTCCTGATCTATGTGCCGGAACGGGTGGGCAAGTCCGGCTCTTTCGGCGCCCTGGAGCACTCTTACTCCTCGGTGTACTTTCTGCCGGAGATGCCGGAGGAGCAGTTCAGCAGCACCATACGCGATGTGGCGGCCCATGAGTTTTTCCACATCGTTACGCCGCTTAGCATCCACTCCGAAGAGATCGGCAACTTCGACTTCATCAACCCGAAAATGTCGAAGCACCTGTGGCTCTACGAAGGCGTGACGGAGTACTTTGCCTCGCATGTGCAGGTGTATGAAGACCTGTATGAGCTGGATGAGTTCCTACAGAAGCTGCGCGAGTACATCCTTACCTCCAAGGCCTATTACAACGACACACTGCCGTTTACCGAGATGAGCGCCGAGGTGCTGGACAAGTATGAGAAAGAGTACGGCAACGTGTACCAGAAAGGCGCCCTGATCGGTATGGCCCTGGATGTGCGCCTGCGCGAGCTGAGCAACGGCTCATATGGCCTGCGCGACCTCATGCTGGACCTGGCCAAGACCTACGGTAAGCAAAACGCCTTTAAAGACGAGGAGCTATTCGACAAGATTGCCGAGCTGACTTACCCGGAAATACGGGAGTTCTTTACCAGGTACGTGGAGGGCTCGGAGCCGCTGCCGCTGGAGGAAACGTTCCGCAAGGTGGGCATTATCTATCAGCCGCAGGCCACGCAGGAGGCAATTTCCTACGGCGGCTTCGCCCCGGGGTTTGACCTGGAGAGCGGCAAAATAAAAGTAGCCGACACCGCCGACATGGATGCCTTCGGCCGCAAAATGGGCTTTCAGTCGGGCGACCTGCTGCTGGCCTTCAACGGCACGGAAATCACGCCCCAGAACATACGCGACCTCATCGGCGATTCGCTGCAAAGTGTAAGGCCGGGCCAGAAGCTGACGTTTACCGTGGGCCGCAAGAACGCCAAGGGCGAAATAAAGGAGAAGAAGCTAAAAGGTAAGGCCACGGCGGTAAAGCGGGAGCAACAGCACCTGCTAAAGCCGGACCCTAACGCTACGGAGCAGCAGCTACAGCTGCGCGATGCCTGGCTTGGCAACTCCTAG
- a CDS encoding toast rack family protein — MRKLSLLLCLFLITHALVAQQKYEQSISASGVKKGSVRLEIPAGTLHLNASGSALLSTQVLYGRPSWRPGMTLKKQNGAADIRLSQENLEDGEENSENKWVVNLSKSTPLALYLQMGAGESTIDLSNSQVQQLEVEAGAAALDIKLSKSELRKADIKAGVGQLTLDLRGDWDHDLTLDVAGGIGEINLKLPKGTGVRLETNGLGSQHLDGLTREGNYYRNAALGKARHTITIKASGGLGSVVVMNEK; from the coding sequence ATGAGAAAACTATCCCTGCTCCTTTGCCTCTTCCTGATAACCCATGCGCTGGTGGCACAGCAAAAATACGAACAGAGCATTTCTGCCTCCGGCGTAAAGAAAGGCAGTGTGCGGCTGGAGATTCCGGCCGGCACGTTGCACCTGAACGCCTCCGGCAGTGCCCTGCTCAGCACCCAGGTGCTGTACGGCCGCCCCAGCTGGAGACCGGGCATGACGCTTAAAAAGCAGAACGGAGCCGCAGACATAAGACTGAGCCAGGAAAACCTGGAGGATGGCGAAGAGAACAGTGAGAATAAATGGGTGGTGAACCTCAGCAAGTCCACCCCGCTTGCACTGTACCTGCAAATGGGCGCAGGCGAGTCCACCATAGACCTCAGCAACAGCCAGGTGCAGCAACTCGAGGTAGAGGCCGGTGCTGCAGCCCTTGACATCAAGCTGAGTAAGAGCGAGCTCAGAAAGGCAGACATCAAAGCGGGCGTCGGGCAGCTGACCCTCGACCTGCGCGGCGACTGGGACCACGACCTGACCCTGGACGTGGCCGGCGGCATCGGTGAAATAAACCTGAAGCTGCCCAAAGGCACCGGTGTGCGGCTGGAGACCAACGGCCTCGGCAGCCAGCACCTGGACGGGCTCACCCGCGAAGGCAACTACTACAGAAACGCCGCGCTTGGCAAGGCCAGGCACACCATCACGATCAAGGCCTCGGGCGGCCTTGGCAGCGTGGTGGTGATGAATGAGAAATAG
- a CDS encoding ABC transporter permease, which produces MLQNYFKIAVRNLFRNKVYSAINIVGLAIGVASCVLIYLYVQDELSYEKHFSKADRIVRLVGDIKSDSGHEQFALSPAALAPALTKDFPDVEHITQLARAGKQTVWYREKSFNEDDLLYADSAFFQVFDYPLLAGSTATALSGPNKVVLSEEMAKRYFSSPDEAVGEVLTFSNEPYQVTGVFRDPGHSHITANAFISRSTLDARLSEDLRTNQWLAMNRYTYVLLRGPEEFAQFQDKMDAFSERHVTPWIKENDLSGTMRFVVQPLKDIHFDTVYVSSITPAGNISYVYIFAAVAVFLLLIACINYMNLATARSAKRAKEVGLRKVVGAYRSQIVFQFLGESLLITLIAVVLALALVQVMLPTFNSLTDKSFGSDFFMQWEFLAIMLAIVTFVGVVAGSYPAFFLSHFKPADVLKSDKAPKGGSATLRRALVVLQFSISLIMIIGTIVVMSQMHFLKNKDLGFTKDQVMVIDIPAGDSTLVKGLPRIKRELLSNPNVELVSNTNDIPAERVSKLLTLVEKDGQLVERTMNVMFADYDFIDLMGVEMSRGRNYSPVLKTDEKEGIILNEAAVKMMGWQEPLGKRFQIFDMDAKVIGVTKDFHITSLHTNVEPLALVLAPESDGYLMARIKGQDLASTVGFIESAWQLYDPKHPMDYFFMDEHFDQQYRAEEKMLTVFGYFAGLTILIACLGLFGLASFTAEQRTKEIGIRKVLGSSTSSIVILLSRDFALLVVVAILLASPVAWYGMHHWLQDFAYRIDLSWWIFAAAGFTAMLIALLTVSFQAFKAAMLDPVNAIRTQ; this is translated from the coding sequence ATGCTGCAGAACTACTTTAAGATAGCCGTCCGCAACCTCTTCCGGAACAAAGTATACTCTGCCATCAACATTGTCGGCCTGGCCATAGGGGTGGCTTCCTGTGTACTGATATACCTGTATGTGCAGGATGAGCTGAGCTACGAAAAGCACTTTAGCAAAGCGGACCGCATCGTGCGCCTCGTCGGCGACATTAAATCAGACTCGGGGCACGAGCAGTTTGCCCTTTCCCCGGCAGCGCTCGCCCCGGCCCTTACCAAGGACTTTCCGGACGTTGAGCACATCACGCAGCTTGCCAGAGCCGGGAAACAAACGGTGTGGTACCGGGAGAAGAGCTTTAACGAAGACGATCTGCTCTATGCCGACAGCGCCTTCTTTCAGGTTTTCGACTACCCCCTGCTGGCCGGCAGCACGGCTACGGCCTTAAGCGGGCCAAATAAGGTGGTTTTGAGCGAGGAGATGGCCAAGCGGTACTTTAGCTCCCCGGACGAGGCCGTGGGAGAAGTGCTCACCTTCAGCAACGAGCCTTACCAGGTAACCGGCGTGTTCCGCGACCCCGGCCACTCCCACATCACCGCAAACGCTTTTATCTCCAGAAGCACGCTGGACGCCAGGCTGAGTGAAGACCTGCGCACCAACCAGTGGCTGGCAATGAACCGCTACACGTACGTGCTGCTGCGCGGGCCGGAGGAGTTCGCGCAGTTCCAGGATAAGATGGATGCCTTCTCGGAGCGGCACGTCACGCCCTGGATCAAGGAGAACGACCTTTCCGGCACCATGCGCTTTGTGGTGCAGCCGCTCAAGGATATCCACTTCGACACCGTCTACGTGAGCAGTATCACCCCGGCGGGCAACATCTCCTACGTGTACATTTTTGCGGCGGTGGCTGTTTTCCTGCTGCTGATCGCCTGTATTAACTACATGAACCTGGCCACTGCCCGCTCAGCCAAGCGGGCCAAGGAAGTGGGCCTGCGCAAAGTGGTAGGGGCTTACCGTAGCCAGATCGTATTTCAGTTTCTGGGGGAGTCGCTCCTGATCACCCTGATAGCGGTGGTGCTGGCACTGGCGCTGGTGCAGGTCATGCTCCCTACCTTTAACTCACTGACGGATAAAAGCTTTGGCTCCGACTTCTTTATGCAGTGGGAGTTCCTGGCGATCATGCTGGCGATTGTAACCTTTGTGGGCGTTGTGGCCGGCAGCTACCCGGCCTTCTTCCTCTCGCACTTTAAGCCCGCCGATGTTCTGAAGTCAGACAAGGCACCTAAAGGAGGAAGCGCCACGCTCCGCAGGGCCCTGGTGGTGCTACAGTTCTCCATCTCCCTCATCATGATCATCGGCACCATTGTGGTGATGAGCCAGATGCACTTCCTGAAAAACAAGGACCTCGGCTTTACCAAGGACCAGGTTATGGTTATCGATATACCGGCAGGCGACTCCACGCTGGTGAAAGGCCTGCCGCGCATCAAGCGGGAGCTGCTCAGCAACCCGAACGTGGAGCTCGTGTCCAACACCAACGACATCCCGGCAGAGCGTGTATCCAAACTGCTTACGCTGGTAGAAAAAGACGGGCAGCTGGTGGAAAGGACCATGAACGTGATGTTCGCAGACTATGACTTTATCGACCTGATGGGGGTGGAGATGAGCCGTGGCCGCAACTACTCCCCTGTCCTGAAGACCGACGAGAAAGAAGGCATCATCCTAAACGAGGCCGCAGTGAAGATGATGGGCTGGCAGGAGCCACTCGGCAAGCGCTTTCAGATCTTCGACATGGATGCCAAGGTGATCGGCGTCACAAAAGACTTCCACATCACCTCGCTTCACACCAACGTGGAGCCGCTGGCGCTGGTGCTTGCCCCGGAATCCGACGGTTACCTGATGGCCCGCATCAAGGGGCAGGATTTGGCCTCTACGGTTGGCTTTATCGAGAGTGCCTGGCAACTGTACGACCCCAAGCACCCCATGGACTACTTCTTTATGGATGAACACTTTGACCAGCAGTACCGCGCCGAAGAAAAGATGCTGACGGTGTTCGGCTACTTCGCCGGCCTGACCATACTTATCGCCTGCCTCGGCCTGTTTGGCCTGGCCTCTTTCACGGCTGAGCAGCGCACCAAGGAAATCGGCATCCGAAAGGTGCTGGGCTCCTCCACCAGCAGTATCGTCATACTTCTGTCCCGCGACTTTGCCCTGCTGGTCGTTGTGGCCATTTTGCTGGCAAGCCCCGTGGCCTGGTACGGCATGCACCACTGGCTCCAGGATTTCGCCTACAGGATAGACCTGAGCTGGTGGATCTTTGCGGCCGCTGGGTTTACCGCCATGCTGATAGCCCTGCTTACCGTTAGCTTCCAGGCATTCAAGGCCGCCATGCTAGACCCCGTTAATGCCATCCGGACACAGTAA
- a CDS encoding ABC transporter ATP-binding protein, protein MNKEELIIDTRGLQKKYITDTVETTALAGVDLKIKRGEFVAIMGPSGCGKSTLLNILGMLDSPSSGSFLFLGQEVANVSERQRAKLRKQNLGFVFQSFNLIDELTVEENIGLPLAYLGYSKSETEKRTLQAMERMGIAHRRNHFPQQLSGGQQQRAAIARAVVSEPALILADEPTGNLDSVHGREVMQLLSELNEAGTTVVMVTHSPTDAEYAHRVVNLFDGQIVTENLNVKRHAAELL, encoded by the coding sequence ATGAATAAGGAAGAACTAATAATCGACACCAGAGGCCTGCAGAAAAAGTATATCACGGACACGGTGGAGACCACTGCCCTGGCCGGCGTGGACCTCAAGATAAAGCGTGGCGAGTTTGTGGCGATCATGGGGCCCTCAGGGTGCGGGAAGTCTACCTTGCTCAACATCCTGGGCATGCTCGACAGCCCTTCTTCCGGCAGTTTCCTGTTCCTGGGCCAGGAGGTGGCGAACGTGTCGGAGCGCCAGCGGGCCAAACTGCGCAAGCAGAACCTGGGCTTCGTGTTCCAGAGCTTTAACCTGATCGATGAGCTAACGGTGGAGGAAAACATCGGCCTGCCGCTTGCTTACCTGGGCTACTCCAAGTCCGAGACAGAGAAGCGCACCCTGCAGGCGATGGAGCGCATGGGCATCGCCCACCGCCGCAACCACTTTCCGCAGCAGCTGTCGGGCGGCCAGCAGCAGCGCGCCGCCATCGCCAGGGCCGTGGTGTCGGAGCCGGCGCTTATACTTGCCGACGAACCGACCGGTAACCTGGACTCGGTGCATGGCCGGGAGGTGATGCAGCTGCTTTCGGAGCTGAACGAGGCCGGCACAACCGTTGTGATGGTAACCCACTCCCCGACCGACGCCGAGTACGCGCACCGCGTGGTGAACCTGTTTGACGGGCAGATCGTGACCGAGAACCTCAACGTGAAGCGCCATGCTGCAGAACTACTTTAA
- a CDS encoding efflux RND transporter periplasmic adaptor subunit — protein sequence MDRVIEKKKATPKKIALIAAGALALVLVLYNLLFAEHSSKLNVDSERITTGQVSEGMFQEFIAIDGSVDPLKSFYLDITEGGRVEKIYTDDGRTVQKGDTILKLSNTTLQIDFMTRETQLYDLMNERQNSEITMKQDLIRKENELAEIEYNLALAKRKYERNKMLIEEKVISREEYEAARDEYEYLNKRKTLAERSVKQDAKLMEDRLKQLDESIRRMEANIGMARNTLNNLYVTAPFTGQLSTLKAEVGESKAPGENIGQIDDLNGYKVKANIDEHYISRVYPGLHGSFDFNGKTYKITVAKVFPEVQNNTFQVDMEFAEGAPEGIRRGQTLQVKLNLNDGGKAVLIPRGGFYQSTGGNWVFVVQEGANYAEKRRIKLGRQNPNYYEVLEGLQPGEKVVLSSYDSYGDIDRLELK from the coding sequence ATGGATCGCGTTATTGAAAAGAAGAAAGCCACTCCCAAAAAAATCGCGCTTATCGCAGCCGGAGCGCTGGCGCTCGTGCTGGTGCTGTACAACCTGCTGTTTGCCGAGCACAGCTCAAAGCTGAACGTGGACAGCGAGCGCATCACGACCGGCCAGGTAAGCGAGGGCATGTTCCAGGAATTTATTGCCATTGATGGCTCCGTGGACCCGCTTAAAAGCTTCTACCTGGATATTACCGAGGGAGGCCGCGTGGAGAAGATCTACACCGACGACGGCCGCACCGTGCAGAAGGGCGACACGATCCTGAAGCTCTCCAACACCACGCTGCAGATCGACTTCATGACACGCGAAACGCAGCTGTACGACCTGATGAACGAGCGCCAGAACTCCGAGATTACGATGAAGCAGGACCTGATCCGCAAGGAAAATGAACTGGCCGAGATAGAGTATAACCTGGCCCTGGCCAAGCGCAAGTATGAGCGCAACAAAATGCTGATCGAGGAAAAGGTAATTTCGCGCGAGGAATACGAGGCCGCCAGAGACGAGTATGAGTACCTGAACAAGCGCAAAACCCTGGCAGAGCGGTCTGTAAAGCAGGACGCCAAGCTGATGGAGGATCGCCTGAAGCAGCTAGACGAGTCTATCCGCCGCATGGAGGCCAACATTGGCATGGCCCGCAACACGCTGAACAACCTCTATGTAACGGCCCCTTTCACCGGCCAGCTCTCCACGTTGAAAGCGGAGGTGGGCGAGTCAAAAGCTCCGGGCGAGAACATTGGCCAGATAGACGACCTGAACGGCTACAAAGTGAAAGCCAACATCGACGAGCACTACATCTCCAGGGTGTACCCTGGCCTGCACGGCAGCTTCGACTTTAACGGTAAAACCTACAAGATAACCGTGGCCAAGGTGTTCCCGGAGGTGCAGAACAACACCTTTCAGGTAGACATGGAGTTTGCAGAGGGCGCGCCGGAAGGCATCCGCCGGGGGCAGACACTGCAGGTAAAACTGAACCTGAACGACGGCGGCAAGGCCGTGCTGATCCCACGCGGCGGCTTTTACCAAAGCACTGGCGGCAACTGGGTGTTTGTAGTGCAGGAGGGCGCAAACTATGCAGAAAAGCGCAGGATCAAACTGGGCCGCCAGAACCCGAACTACTACGAAGTGCTGGAGGGGCTGCAGCCAGGCGAGAAAGTAGTGCTCTCTTCCTACGACAGCTACGGCGACATCGACAGGCTGGAGCTGAAGTAA
- a CDS encoding sigma-54-dependent transcriptional regulator, translating into MNKVPCKILVVDDEEDILMAGKLLLKQHFETVKTSSDPYKIPGLLQEYGFDVVLLDMNYSTGATSSKEGFHWLKQILQLSPKTTVILMTAYGDIELAVKALKEGASDFVLKPWQNDKLVAILKTACQNRSGVSKRSAEKTEQENTAYHYDGFIGVSPAMQRVYQTLDKVAATDANVLILGENGTGKEVAARALHRKSKRAGSVFEKVDLGAVSETLFESELFGHAKGAFTDAKEERAGRLEAASGGTLFLDEIGNLSPALQAKLLTVLQSRQVIRLGTNKPRPIDIRLVCATNMPLYEMVREGSFRQDLLYRINTVEIHLPPLRERREDIKLLADHFLKVYRQKYGRPQLHLGADTMRRLNEYHWPGNIRELDHAMERAVILCDGNELHPDDFYFAPSENGQQKKQGLESITESDYTLEALEKMMVQKALVKHSGNITHAAKELGITRTALYRRIEKHGL; encoded by the coding sequence ATGAATAAAGTACCTTGCAAGATCTTGGTGGTGGATGATGAGGAAGATATCCTGATGGCGGGGAAGCTCCTGCTGAAGCAGCATTTCGAAACCGTTAAGACAAGCTCTGACCCGTACAAAATACCAGGTTTGCTGCAAGAGTACGGCTTTGATGTGGTGCTGCTGGATATGAACTACAGCACCGGCGCAACCTCCAGCAAGGAGGGGTTCCATTGGCTAAAGCAGATCCTGCAGCTCTCCCCGAAGACAACCGTTATCCTGATGACGGCCTACGGCGACATAGAGCTGGCGGTGAAGGCGCTGAAAGAAGGGGCCTCCGACTTTGTGCTGAAGCCCTGGCAAAACGACAAGCTGGTGGCCATCCTGAAAACCGCCTGCCAGAACCGCAGTGGCGTGAGCAAGCGCAGCGCCGAGAAAACCGAGCAGGAAAACACCGCCTACCACTACGACGGCTTTATCGGCGTGTCGCCGGCGATGCAGCGCGTGTACCAAACCCTCGACAAAGTAGCCGCGACCGATGCCAACGTGCTCATACTTGGCGAAAACGGCACCGGCAAGGAGGTTGCCGCGCGCGCCCTGCACCGGAAGTCGAAACGGGCCGGCAGCGTGTTTGAGAAGGTGGATCTGGGCGCCGTTAGCGAAACCCTTTTCGAGAGCGAGCTTTTCGGCCATGCCAAAGGGGCGTTTACCGATGCCAAAGAGGAGCGCGCCGGCAGGCTGGAGGCAGCCTCCGGCGGTACGTTGTTTCTGGATGAGATCGGCAACCTGTCGCCCGCGCTGCAGGCAAAGCTGCTCACGGTGCTGCAAAGCAGGCAGGTGATCAGGCTGGGCACCAACAAGCCCCGGCCTATTGACATTCGCCTGGTTTGCGCCACCAACATGCCGCTCTACGAGATGGTGCGCGAAGGCTCTTTTCGCCAGGACCTGCTCTACCGCATCAACACCGTGGAGATTCACCTGCCGCCCCTGCGTGAGCGGCGAGAAGACATCAAGCTGCTGGCCGACCATTTCCTGAAAGTGTACCGCCAGAAGTACGGTCGCCCGCAGCTGCACCTGGGCGCCGACACCATGCGCCGCCTGAATGAGTACCACTGGCCCGGCAACATCCGCGAGCTGGACCATGCCATGGAGCGCGCCGTTATACTTTGCGACGGCAACGAACTGCACCCCGACGATTTCTACTTTGCGCCGAGCGAAAATGGGCAGCAGAAAAAACAGGGGCTGGAAAGTATAACCGAAAGCGACTACACCCTGGAGGCGCTGGAGAAGATGATGGTGCAAAAGGCGCTGGTAAAGCACTCGGGAAACATCACGCACGCGGCAAAAGAGCTAGGCATCACCCGCACGGCCCTTTACCGCAGGATAGAGAAGCATGGGCTATAG